The proteins below come from a single Malus sylvestris chromosome 3, drMalSylv7.2, whole genome shotgun sequence genomic window:
- the LOC126615184 gene encoding uncharacterized protein LOC126615184, with protein sequence MLSQDPSLSKTLNPSLFLLTPFSNPLRKTLTLKPLTVAPKTLSINLSSQFPLNSDPNFTFSRQIPHLRRDLRLFAGRSKKKAGGGPSPGRIEGNADSRREVRENARRKSKRLAESNFYRLKNQSRKYADNFTEDELQQIGLGYDRMVRFMEKDDPNLRHPHDWYKYGEFGPYSWRGVVVGQPVRGRFTDERVTIIGEVKDQEEWEKIEQFEMSQDFGKRLGQLDRSKGRKYFWVFVRHPRWRLSDFPWQQWTLVCEVVVEGEKQRLDKWSLMGRLGNLTRSLITKCAAWFRPDIIYVKRPVYQCRFEPQDDFFKVLTPFLDPKTEEDYLFELEKADGSVEMCTYFGGLCKIVKVNQKAFVDDVVKGYEKLSDEEKSRCLGFLLKNHPVQLLHPYTKEWKAKLEEWELGCDAPDGDDEGSGINVAEKEFTEWVEDDEVDNEEDNVVMELEDGGESEFEVDDEEEGDGDDELGVDAEELSEEEDEKYWEEEFEKAVSSSDAMEKLAKQSVEATTEYYKKQLRTMEGNKNRNLEDDEDGDGDEIVMRGKRPTVSAEEWKVAGYGPWRKRIKKSKIPPQLFLRAAVRPFTYRNLVKEIVLTRHGIVDGDF encoded by the coding sequence ATGCTGAGTCAAGACCCCTCCCtctctaaaaccctaaacccctctctcttcctcctcacGCCATTCTCCAATCCTCTCcgcaaaaccctaaccctaaagcCCCTCACCGTGGCCCCCAAAACCCTCTCCATTAACTTATCCTCCCAATTCCCGCTAAATTCCGACCCCAATTTCACATTTTCCCGCCAAATTCCCCATCTGCGGCGGGACCTCCGCTTATTCGCCGGCCGGAGCAAGAAGAAGGCCGGAGGCGGACCGTCCCCGGGCCGAATCGAGGGTAACGCGGATTCTCGCCGGGAGGTGAGGGAAAATGCTCGCAGGAAAAGCAAAAGGCTCGCCGAGTCCAATTTCTATAGGCTCAAGAACCAGAGCCGGAAGTACGCCGATAACTTTACCGAGGACGAGCTCCAGCAAATCGGGCTCGGGTATGACCGGATGGTCCGGTTCATGGAGAAGGACGACCCCAATTTGCGCCACCCGCATGACTGGTACAAGTACGGAGAATTCGGGCCGTATTCCTGGCGCGGGGTAGTCGTCGGCCAACCGGTCCGGGGAAGGTTTACCGACGAAAGGGTGACGATTATTGGGGAAGTAAAGGACCAGGAGGAATGGGAAAAGATTGAGCAATTTGAGATGAGCCAAGATTTTGGGAAGAGATTGGGGCAATTGGATAGAAGCAAAGGGAGGAAGTACTTTTGGGTGTTTGTGAGGCACCCGAGGTGGCGGCTTTCGGATTTTCCGTGGCAGCAGTGGACTTTGGTGTGTGAGGTGGTGGTGGAAGGCGAAAAGCAGAGGCTGGACAAATGGAGTTTGATGGGCAGGCTTGGGAATTTGACTAGATCTTTGATAACGAAGTGTGCAGCTTGGTTTAGACCCGATATTATATACGTGAAGAGGCCAGTTTATCAGTGCAGGTTCGAGCCTCAGGACGATTTTTTCAAGGTGTTGACCCCGTTTCTTGATCCAAAAACGGAGGAGGATTACTTGTTTGAGCTCGAGAAAGCTGATGGGAGTGTTGAAATGTGCACTTACTTTGGTGGGTTGTGTAAGATTGTGAAGGTGAATCAGAAGGCGTTTGTGGATGATGTGGTGAAGGGTTATGAGAAGTTGAGTGATGAGGAGAAGTCAAGGTGTTTGGGGTTTTTGCTGAAGAATCATCCGGTTCAGTTGTTGCATCCGTATACGAAGGAGTGGAAGGCCAAGTTGGAGGAGTGGGAGTTGGGTTGTGATGCGCCGGATGGTGATGATGAGGGCAGCGGCATCAATGTGGCCGAGAAGGAGTTTACGGAGTGGGTTGAGGATGACGAGGTTGATAATGAGGAGGATAATGTTGTTATGGAACTGGAAGATGGTGGTGAGAGTGAATTTGAGGTTGATGATGAGGAGGAAGGTGATGGAGACGATGAATTGGGAGTTGACGCGGAAGAGTTGAGTGAAGAAGAGGATGAGAAGTACTGGGAGGAGGAGTTTGAAAAGGCGGTGAGTAGCTCGGATGCAATGGAAAAGCTAGCAAAACAGAGTGTAGAGGCAACTACGGAGTACTATAAGAAGCAATTGAGGACAATGGAAGGGAACAAAAATCGAAACTTGGAGGACGACgaagatggtgatggtgatgaaaTCGTCATGAGGGGAAAACGACCGACAGTGAGTGCTGAAGAATGGAAGGTTGCTGGGTATGGTCCATGGAGGAAAAGGATCAAGAAGAGTAAGATTCCTCCGCAACTGTTTTTGCGAGCAGCGGTTCGACCCTTCACTTACAGAAATCTTGTGAAGGAGATAGTTTTGACTAGGCATGGAATTGTGGATGGAGATTTTTga